A genome region from Tolypothrix sp. PCC 7712 includes the following:
- a CDS encoding AAA-like domain-containing protein has product MSLDAGFQWNAAQQLVDELMVQTTQKHLSDVEIQVLQGAWEGKTYEAIAAESYLTVKYVSEVGGRLWQLLSEALQEEVKKTNFRQALQRRWQTHQPQSYQGIKHQPSQWEFCCAEIDKPGALLRIKAPIQFGKTTLMAQVLKYAQKQGYRAIAINLRDAVADDFDSLDSFLQWFIASVTYALNLTVDMETHWRKSLGNSKIKSRTYLQKYLLTDDIPLVIALDEVDRLFAHQLIAGEFLGMLRTWHEDAKTKLLWTQLRLIVLHTEVYTQIDINQSPFNAGTEIQLTELNSTEILTLLNQYQLHWSQQEIKKLTAIVGGHPYLVTLTLQFLAQNPTSLEQLLNTAATPNSIYRSHLERQWHKLQTHSHLLAPLKAIASADAAISIQPHFYLDDVVKLYDLGLIQLQQHQVSIRYELYRQYFRERLGIQT; this is encoded by the coding sequence ATGAGCTTAGACGCTGGATTTCAATGGAATGCTGCTCAACAACTCGTCGATGAGTTGATGGTACAGACTACGCAAAAGCATCTGAGTGATGTGGAAATCCAAGTTTTGCAGGGTGCATGGGAAGGTAAAACCTATGAAGCGATCGCGGCTGAGTCTTATCTTACCGTGAAGTATGTTAGTGAAGTCGGCGGGCGATTGTGGCAATTGCTTTCAGAAGCACTCCAAGAAGAGGTGAAAAAAACCAATTTTCGCCAAGCCCTTCAGCGACGATGGCAAACCCATCAGCCCCAATCTTACCAGGGAATTAAGCATCAACCATCTCAGTGGGAATTTTGCTGTGCAGAGATTGATAAACCAGGGGCATTACTTCGTATTAAAGCACCGATTCAGTTTGGTAAAACCACACTTATGGCGCAAGTTCTCAAGTATGCTCAAAAACAAGGGTATCGAGCGATCGCTATCAATTTGCGGGATGCGGTTGCTGATGATTTTGACAGTTTAGATAGTTTCTTACAGTGGTTTATTGCCAGTGTCACCTATGCGCTGAATTTAACAGTGGATATGGAAACTCATTGGCGAAAAAGTTTAGGCAATAGCAAAATCAAGTCTAGAACTTATTTACAAAAATATCTCTTAACTGATGATATCCCTTTAGTCATTGCCTTAGATGAAGTGGATCGTCTATTTGCTCATCAATTAATTGCTGGTGAATTTCTCGGAATGCTGAGAACTTGGCATGAAGATGCTAAAACCAAATTGCTTTGGACTCAGTTACGTTTGATAGTTCTACACACTGAAGTTTACACCCAAATTGACATTAACCAATCGCCATTTAACGCAGGTACAGAAATTCAGCTTACAGAACTAAATTCTACAGAAATCCTCACTTTACTAAATCAGTATCAATTGCACTGGAGTCAGCAAGAGATAAAAAAATTAACTGCAATTGTTGGCGGACATCCTTACCTTGTTACCTTGACTTTACAATTTCTGGCTCAAAACCCAACCTCCCTTGAGCAATTGCTCAATACCGCAGCAACTCCCAATAGTATCTACCGCAGCCATCTAGAAAGACAATGGCATAAGCTACAAACTCATTCTCATTTACTTGCACCATTAAAAGCGATCGCCTCAGCTGATGCTGCTATTTCCATTCAACCGCACTTCTATCTCGATGATGTAGTGAAACTCTATGACTTGGGATTAATCCAGCTACAGCAACACCAAGTATCTATACGCTACGAACTTTACCGTCAATATTTTCGTGAACGTTTGGGAATTCAAACATGA
- a CDS encoding AAA-like domain-containing protein has product MNNYNHYQVGGSLREGTEIYVHRQADSDLYTGLKAGIFCYVLNSRQMGKSSLRVRTMSRLQSEGFVCIAFEMRELCVYQVSADEFYGGFVSHFASELNIEIDLESWWSQNALLHPFLRLSKFVEEVLLANISQQIIVFVDEIDSILNLEFKDDFFAFVRACYNKRADKPQFQRLTFALFGVATPTDLIADNKFTPLNVDSRAIELTGFQLSEAKPLEQGLIEVAANPTKVMAEILAWTGGQPFLTQWLCQLINTSNTFIASGWENSAVEAIVRSQMIEHWLANDRQQHFQTIRDRILHNKSLACWSLGLYQQLLNQGELSAEDSWELMQLCLSGLVVKRQGKLSIYNRIYATVFDYTWTEQALRAIRPYGAEIAAWEISQDAKYLLQNEALQWALVWAKGLSLSHSDYQFLSASQAQELAIAQSKTQTAIQQETQAIQRLKTVQHQTKKRLRIGAIALSAAVISTIGTFFYFQQSEQQLKTNADILNLEREGSRILQVRADGNQLKDLLGAMKSAQRLKQLTKQHSFKHLPTHTPLFALQTVLATINEQNRWHLDSPAVAIAFSRDGQQLATGGEDGAITLWTIQGKKIQTIKTHKTKTLQGFPISITSLSFSPDGQYILSADSDYEIQVWHLKTGTLVNKLKLDHENLTNVRFTNDNNIVVVNAFGKVAVLNLQWKLLYTRQIAPPQQGINLTISLEGDAIVFINAQGKPEVRDIKTGALIKTYPNINHNLGNNLWHNFRTKDGAYISANLNSLKLWHPDGTLQAEIKTHQLLVSGFSSSFDGSVIATSHPDGMLKLWKIHPQKISTPLTPQIQTPRVVVGNQQRINRIQLPGEKLKIAGAKSDAQNRIMDATLSPDGQTIAATKFNGEMTLYKADGSEITTIQTNLPESIIKFSPDGSRLVLLSIRQQKIQFRLANGDLIQEMDAAHYKPGIEFSSDGKELAISGNQPDKIQLWSREGKFLKTIKDADSLYFSPNNQTYITVTSSNNPIPTLRLWRRDGKLLKTLSGQPHELTAMGFSPSGQFMVGDRFGKLVIWSAEGNLIQTLNHGAAIIDIAHRNDGKQLATVGIDQNIKVWRSDGTLIHTLETNQIGRFEFSPNGQLLIAKTIDSTIHIWQADGTPITRIPMGGAFNSFLNFTPDGNRLISSSGSMLYSWNLNLDDLLTQGCNWLGDYFQNHPQQLLQLPSCRNQ; this is encoded by the coding sequence ATGAACAATTACAACCATTATCAAGTCGGTGGTAGTTTACGAGAAGGTACTGAAATTTACGTTCATCGTCAAGCCGATAGTGATTTATATACAGGACTAAAAGCGGGAATATTTTGCTATGTTCTCAACTCTAGACAGATGGGTAAATCAAGTTTACGAGTGCGTACCATGTCGCGCTTACAGTCAGAAGGATTTGTTTGTATTGCCTTTGAAATGCGTGAACTCTGCGTTTATCAAGTGAGTGCAGATGAATTTTATGGTGGATTTGTCAGCCATTTCGCTAGTGAACTCAACATTGAAATTGATTTAGAATCTTGGTGGTCTCAAAATGCTTTGCTACATCCATTTTTACGGCTGAGTAAATTTGTGGAAGAAGTTTTATTAGCAAACATATCTCAGCAAATTATCGTTTTTGTAGATGAAATTGACAGTATTCTCAATCTAGAATTTAAGGATGATTTTTTTGCTTTTGTAAGAGCCTGCTACAACAAACGCGCTGATAAACCCCAATTTCAGCGATTAACCTTTGCCCTATTTGGTGTGGCGACACCCACTGATTTAATCGCCGATAATAAATTTACACCACTAAATGTAGATAGTCGCGCCATCGAACTTACAGGTTTTCAATTGTCTGAAGCCAAACCCCTGGAACAAGGCTTAATTGAGGTGGCTGCAAATCCTACCAAGGTGATGGCAGAAATTTTAGCTTGGACTGGTGGACAACCATTTTTAACTCAATGGTTATGTCAACTAATTAATACATCAAATACTTTTATTGCATCGGGATGGGAAAATTCAGCAGTAGAAGCGATTGTGCGATCGCAAATGATCGAACATTGGTTAGCAAATGATCGACAGCAGCATTTTCAAACAATTCGCGATCGCATTCTCCACAATAAATCTTTGGCTTGTTGGTCATTAGGACTTTATCAGCAATTGCTCAATCAAGGGGAACTTTCGGCTGAAGATAGCTGGGAGTTGATGCAGTTGTGTCTTTCTGGTTTGGTTGTCAAACGTCAAGGCAAATTGAGTATCTATAACCGCATCTACGCCACCGTCTTTGATTATACCTGGACAGAACAAGCTTTGCGTGCTATCCGTCCCTATGGTGCAGAAATCGCCGCTTGGGAAATTTCTCAAGATGCTAAATATTTACTGCAAAATGAAGCATTACAGTGGGCGTTGGTTTGGGCAAAAGGATTGAGTTTGAGTCATAGTGATTATCAATTTTTGTCTGCTAGTCAAGCCCAAGAACTAGCGATCGCCCAATCCAAAACCCAAACAGCGATACAACAAGAAACTCAAGCAATTCAGCGATTAAAAACCGTACAACATCAAACCAAAAAACGATTGCGAATTGGGGCGATCGCGCTTTCTGCGGCTGTAATTAGCACCATCGGCACGTTTTTCTATTTCCAGCAATCAGAGCAGCAACTCAAAACTAATGCAGATATCTTAAATTTAGAACGAGAAGGAAGCCGAATTTTGCAAGTGCGTGCAGATGGGAACCAACTGAAGGATTTGCTAGGGGCGATGAAATCAGCGCAAAGACTCAAACAATTGACCAAACAGCATTCTTTTAAACATTTACCCACCCACACGCCTTTATTTGCCCTACAAACTGTTCTTGCCACGATTAATGAGCAGAATCGTTGGCATCTAGATAGTCCGGCGGTAGCGATCGCTTTTAGCCGTGATGGACAACAGTTAGCAACTGGAGGAGAAGACGGGGCGATAACTCTTTGGACAATACAGGGAAAGAAAATTCAGACAATCAAAACTCACAAAACTAAAACTCTCCAAGGCTTCCCGATTTCCATTACTTCTTTGAGTTTTAGTCCTGATGGTCAGTATATTTTATCTGCTGACTCCGACTATGAAATCCAGGTTTGGCATCTCAAAACAGGTACTCTTGTCAATAAGCTAAAACTCGATCATGAAAATCTTACCAATGTCCGGTTCACAAATGATAACAATATTGTAGTAGTCAACGCCTTTGGCAAAGTTGCAGTCTTGAATTTGCAATGGAAATTACTTTATACAAGGCAAATTGCTCCACCTCAACAGGGTATTAACCTTACCATTAGTTTAGAAGGCGATGCGATTGTGTTTATCAATGCCCAAGGAAAACCGGAAGTTAGAGACATTAAAACTGGTGCGTTAATCAAAACCTATCCTAACATCAACCATAATTTAGGCAATAACCTTTGGCACAATTTCCGCACCAAAGATGGCGCTTACATTTCCGCAAATCTCAACAGCCTCAAATTATGGCATCCAGACGGAACTTTACAAGCAGAAATCAAAACTCATCAACTGCTAGTTTCTGGTTTTAGTTCTAGCTTTGATGGTTCTGTCATCGCCACAAGTCATCCAGATGGGATGCTGAAACTCTGGAAAATCCATCCTCAAAAAATCTCGACTCCATTGACACCACAAATACAAACTCCCCGTGTGGTTGTGGGAAATCAGCAACGCATCAACCGCATACAACTACCGGGTGAGAAACTAAAAATTGCCGGGGCAAAATCTGATGCCCAAAATAGAATTATGGATGCGACTCTGAGTCCTGATGGACAGACAATTGCTGCCACAAAATTCAATGGAGAAATGACGTTATATAAGGCAGATGGCAGCGAAATCACAACAATACAAACTAATCTACCAGAAAGTATTATTAAATTTAGTCCCGATGGTTCGCGTTTAGTTTTGTTATCTATTCGTCAGCAAAAAATACAATTCAGGTTAGCGAATGGGGATCTAATTCAAGAAATGGATGCGGCTCATTATAAGCCAGGAATCGAATTTAGTTCTGATGGCAAAGAGTTGGCAATTTCTGGTAATCAACCCGATAAAATCCAACTTTGGAGTAGGGAAGGTAAATTTTTAAAGACTATCAAAGATGCCGATTCGCTCTACTTTAGCCCCAACAATCAAACCTATATAACAGTAACTTCTAGCAATAACCCCATACCCACCCTGCGCCTGTGGAGAAGAGACGGAAAACTGCTCAAAACCTTATCAGGACAACCCCATGAACTCACAGCAATGGGATTTTCCCCCAGTGGGCAATTTATGGTTGGCGATCGCTTTGGTAAACTAGTAATTTGGTCGGCTGAGGGTAATCTCATCCAAACCCTCAATCATGGCGCAGCGATTATTGATATCGCTCACCGTAACGACGGAAAGCAGTTGGCGACGGTGGGAATTGATCAAAATATCAAAGTTTGGCGTTCTGATGGTACGCTCATTCACACACTTGAAACTAATCAAATTGGTCGCTTTGAATTTAGCCCAAACGGGCAATTGTTGATTGCCAAGACTATCGATAGCACAATCCATATCTGGCAAGCCGACGGTACACCCATCACTCGCATCCCTATGGGTGGGGCATTTAATTCATTCCTCAATTTTACCCCAGATGGCAACCGTTTGATTTCTAGTAGTGGGTCAATGCTCTATTCTTGGAACTTGAATCTTGACGATCTCCTCACCCAAGGTTGCAATTGGCTGGGCGACTATTTCCAGAACCATCCCCAACAGTTGCTGCAACTCCCATCTTGTCGTAACCAATAG
- a CDS encoding caspase family protein, protein MTRNLYALLVGIDEYVRPVSPLQGCVNDVTAIKEYLEGRVDSDGYQLHLRTLLNKDATREAIINGFRQHLCQAESEDVAFFYYAGHGSQEEAPQEYWTIEPDRLNETLVCYDSMSPGGWGLADKEIAKLIAEIAQKNPHITIIMDCCHSSSGTRGDIEADTAVRKAPIDRRKRPLESYIVSHLEAEQLLTERSLLKKTTGWNLPRAKHIFLAACRDRETAKEYTINGQRRGAFSYFLVDTLKKANGSLTYRDLFKRTHALVQSKVLAQSPQLEATELDDIEQPFLGGAIAQHQPYLTVSYHKEYQWVVDGGTVHGIPQPSGNETTLLALFPFDSSPEQMEKLSAAIGEAKVIAVMPHLSLVQISGIAALEPEMTFKAAIASLPLPPKGVVITGEPAGVELARTALLTISTRNQPWLYLREVATPEEAEFKLLARNGQYAITRPADDRPLVAPIQGYTEKNALQAIERLQHITRWTNIAELSSPATSSIPSDAVQIVIYQEGQELKAPQINLHYQLQNGRWKGPAFKLKLKNTSNQELFCALLDLTDSYAVIPELLETGGVWLKPGEEAWALGGANIYPTVREKLWQQGITQSQDILKLIVSTAEFDATLLRQNELDLPFFPERAVGRGRGTLNRLMKRVQSRDLRAVPEKEEFYDDWITSQIQITTVRPRP, encoded by the coding sequence ATGACGCGTAATTTATATGCTTTGCTGGTTGGAATTGATGAATATGTACGTCCTGTTTCTCCATTGCAGGGTTGTGTAAACGATGTAACTGCAATCAAAGAGTATTTAGAAGGACGGGTAGATAGCGATGGATATCAGCTTCATTTACGTACACTTTTAAATAAAGATGCGACTCGGGAGGCGATCATTAATGGTTTTCGCCAACATTTGTGTCAAGCGGAAAGCGAAGATGTAGCGTTTTTTTATTATGCAGGACATGGTTCTCAAGAAGAAGCCCCGCAAGAGTATTGGACTATAGAGCCAGACAGACTCAATGAAACACTGGTTTGTTACGACAGTATGAGTCCGGGGGGATGGGGTTTGGCAGATAAGGAAATAGCAAAGCTGATTGCAGAGATTGCCCAGAAAAATCCTCACATTACGATTATTATGGACTGCTGCCACTCCAGTTCGGGCACGCGTGGTGATATTGAAGCAGATACTGCAGTGCGGAAAGCTCCTATTGATCGCAGAAAACGTCCATTAGAAAGCTACATTGTGTCTCATTTAGAAGCTGAACAACTATTAACTGAACGCAGTCTGCTAAAAAAAACCACAGGTTGGAATTTACCACGAGCAAAACATATTTTTCTAGCAGCTTGTCGCGATCGCGAAACAGCGAAAGAATATACTATCAATGGGCAACGCCGGGGAGCATTTTCTTACTTCCTAGTAGATACTTTGAAAAAAGCCAATGGCAGTTTAACTTATAGAGATTTATTCAAACGTACCCATGCTTTAGTTCAGAGTAAAGTTTTAGCGCAATCTCCGCAATTAGAAGCCACAGAATTAGATGATATAGAACAACCCTTTTTAGGAGGAGCGATCGCTCAACATCAACCCTACCTAACTGTCAGTTATCACAAAGAGTATCAGTGGGTAGTTGATGGGGGTACGGTTCATGGAATTCCCCAACCCTCTGGGAATGAAACAACTTTACTGGCATTATTCCCCTTTGACAGTTCCCCCGAACAGATGGAGAAATTGTCCGCAGCTATAGGTGAAGCTAAAGTGATCGCAGTTATGCCACATCTGAGTCTAGTGCAGATTAGCGGTATTGCAGCTTTAGAACCAGAGATGACTTTTAAAGCTGCGATCGCTAGTCTACCTTTACCACCTAAAGGAGTTGTGATTACTGGTGAGCCAGCAGGAGTAGAATTAGCCCGCACCGCCTTACTGACAATTAGCACCAGAAACCAGCCCTGGCTCTATTTGAGGGAAGTTGCAACTCCGGAAGAGGCGGAATTTAAGTTACTGGCGCGTAATGGACAATATGCAATTACTCGCCCAGCCGACGATCGCCCATTGGTTGCACCAATTCAGGGTTATACAGAAAAAAATGCCTTGCAAGCAATTGAGCGATTACAGCATATTACCCGTTGGACAAACATTGCTGAACTCTCCAGCCCCGCTACCAGTAGTATTCCCTCCGATGCAGTGCAAATAGTAATTTATCAAGAAGGGCAAGAACTGAAAGCTCCTCAAATTAACTTGCATTATCAACTGCAAAATGGTAGATGGAAAGGCCCCGCTTTTAAACTCAAACTCAAAAATACTAGCAATCAAGAACTGTTTTGTGCCCTCCTAGATTTAACAGATAGCTATGCAGTGATTCCAGAATTATTAGAAACTGGAGGTGTTTGGCTCAAACCAGGAGAAGAAGCTTGGGCATTAGGAGGTGCAAACATCTATCCTACTGTGCGAGAAAAACTTTGGCAGCAGGGAATCACTCAAAGCCAAGATATTCTCAAGCTGATTGTTAGCACTGCTGAGTTTGATGCTACCTTACTCAGACAAAATGAACTAGATTTGCCTTTCTTCCCGGAAAGAGCAGTAGGACGAGGACGTGGAACCTTAAACCGTTTAATGAAGCGCGTCCAATCTCGTGATTTGAGAGCCGTACCAGAGAAAGAAGAATTCTATGATGACTGGATTACCAGTCAAATCCAAATTACTACAGTGCGCCCTAGGCCATAA
- a CDS encoding CHAT domain-containing protein: MKKILILSANPKNTANLRLDEEVREIKNTLAISPHRDEFQIITESAVRVDDLTRFLSHHQPTIVHFSGHGSGTDGLALEDNFGNAQLVSTQALAKLFDLFQQKVECVLLNACYSEEQATAIHQHIDCVVGMNQAIGDQAAIKFSIGFYTAFGAGMNYEDCFQMGCTSIDLQGIPEYATPEIKIRRRRYQIEKLTNPAKFDDSNSMNHDNKGGQNLSISIGGNATGSAIQTGDSNTANINFQQVSLPAPATVNIEAEINALREIIAKLETSDRRKIDNAFEDAQEELNKPQPDKDEVGDALNRALKYAKKAEGFASTIGRLQPHITKITAWLGANWHDLLNLVNLT; encoded by the coding sequence GTGAAAAAAATCCTCATCCTCTCCGCTAACCCTAAAAACACAGCAAATCTGCGCCTAGATGAAGAAGTGCGGGAAATCAAAAACACACTTGCCATATCTCCCCACAGAGACGAATTTCAAATCATCACAGAATCTGCGGTAAGAGTAGATGATTTAACCCGCTTCCTGTCTCACCATCAACCAACAATTGTTCACTTCTCCGGACATGGTTCTGGTACTGATGGATTAGCCTTGGAAGATAATTTTGGCAACGCGCAACTTGTCAGTACTCAAGCCCTGGCAAAGCTATTTGATTTGTTTCAGCAAAAAGTTGAATGTGTGTTACTCAACGCCTGCTACAGCGAGGAACAAGCCACAGCAATTCACCAACATATTGATTGCGTGGTGGGGATGAATCAAGCGATTGGGGATCAAGCAGCAATTAAATTTAGCATCGGATTTTATACTGCTTTCGGGGCTGGAATGAATTATGAAGATTGTTTTCAAATGGGTTGTACCTCCATTGACTTGCAGGGAATTCCCGAATACGCAACCCCAGAAATAAAAATTCGGCGACGGCGTTATCAGATTGAAAAACTAACAAATCCAGCGAAATTTGATGACTCTAATAGTATGAATCATGACAACAAAGGCGGGCAAAACCTTTCAATTTCGATTGGGGGTAATGCCACTGGTAGCGCAATTCAAACAGGAGATAGCAACACTGCAAACATCAATTTTCAACAAGTCAGTTTACCCGCACCTGCAACTGTCAACATAGAGGCAGAAATCAACGCCTTACGTGAGATTATAGCGAAATTAGAAACCTCAGACCGTCGTAAAATTGATAATGCCTTTGAAGATGCCCAAGAGGAGCTAAATAAGCCACAGCCAGATAAAGATGAGGTAGGTGATGCATTAAACCGAGCTTTGAAATACGCCAAAAAAGCCGAAGGGTTTGCATCTACAATAGGAAGACTTCAGCCCCATATCACTAAAATTACTGCATGGCTAGGTGCTAATTGGCACGATTTGTTAAATTTGGTGAATTTAACCTAG
- a CDS encoding RNA recognition motif domain-containing protein: MLKVSNLPISTTESDIDELFSHYRIIKIHRIDIKNDESIAYVELGNDEEEKDAIEKLNKRNWRGKDIYVGSFRGELVGVDQPENK; this comes from the coding sequence ATGCTCAAGGTCAGCAATTTACCAATTTCGACTACTGAATCCGATATAGACGAACTTTTTTCGCACTATAGAATAATTAAAATACATCGTATAGATATCAAAAATGATGAGAGTATTGCCTATGTGGAGCTAGGTAATGATGAAGAGGAAAAAGATGCTATTGAAAAATTAAATAAAAGAAATTGGCGTGGTAAGGACATATATGTTGGTTCATTCAGAGGGGAACTAGTCGGCGTTGATCAGCCTGAAAACAAGTGA